A portion of the Vreelandella subglaciescola genome contains these proteins:
- a CDS encoding ATP-binding protein, giving the protein MRWVINRGSFVRFYLLLGTSLLAVFLIALGGRALIDQVRREDYREQLAMLPVSLVTAELAGLTPAQRETRLAALGEPLDMRLHLTPMDEANLGYFERTRLERGKLLAEDSPWRLRKRLPDAPWLLTARLDGWSEHQWHATARLLGEWLATMPPATRRERLMALPAGSWPLTLHESLPEALSAEQRTRLEQGQVVTRLLHERLAVTFWYRLPGEQRWVQMGPITRGGSLSLNLNLPLLMGLLLALSLSIYLVMRSIETRMARLELAAARIASGRLETRVKVESGDFLGRLGMAFNGMASQVQTLLRGQQEMIRAVSHELRTPVARIRFAAQMVEDMTDEPAIRRQLQGIDADIGELDELIDEILTYARLDGETMGGAEMETSLVDCRALAGRVIDTLSPLHEGLTFSLAPGPEVTLYAEPRYLQRALQNLVSNACRYGHSQVAVRLSDEPNLVRIDVEDDGPGVPVEARGEIFKPFARLDTSRTRSSGGYGLGLSIVQKIMAGHGGSVTVDHSTAFGGARFTLLIPRRESPA; this is encoded by the coding sequence ATGCGCTGGGTGATTAATCGCGGCTCGTTTGTGCGCTTTTATCTGCTGCTGGGCACTTCGCTGCTGGCGGTGTTTCTTATTGCGCTTGGCGGCCGGGCGCTGATCGATCAGGTGCGCCGCGAAGATTACCGCGAACAGCTTGCCATGTTGCCCGTGTCGCTGGTGACGGCAGAGTTGGCCGGGCTTACGCCCGCCCAGCGCGAGACACGTCTGGCCGCGCTGGGCGAGCCGCTGGATATGCGCTTGCACCTGACGCCGATGGACGAGGCCAATCTGGGCTATTTTGAGCGTACCCGGCTGGAGCGGGGAAAATTGCTGGCGGAAGACTCCCCCTGGCGGTTGCGCAAGCGCCTGCCGGATGCGCCTTGGCTGCTGACCGCCCGGCTGGATGGCTGGAGCGAGCACCAGTGGCACGCCACCGCGCGCCTGCTGGGTGAATGGCTGGCGACGATGCCCCCCGCAACACGCCGCGAACGTCTGATGGCGCTGCCCGCCGGCAGTTGGCCGCTTACCCTGCACGAAAGCCTGCCTGAGGCGCTGTCCGCTGAACAGCGTACGCGTCTTGAACAGGGGCAGGTGGTGACGCGGTTGCTGCACGAGCGGCTGGCGGTCACGTTCTGGTACCGGCTGCCCGGCGAGCAGCGTTGGGTGCAGATGGGCCCCATCACCCGCGGCGGCTCGCTGTCGCTTAACCTTAACCTGCCGCTGCTGATGGGGCTGCTGCTGGCGCTGTCGCTGAGCATCTATCTGGTGATGCGCAGCATCGAGACGCGCATGGCGCGCCTTGAGCTGGCCGCCGCGCGGATTGCCAGCGGACGGCTGGAAACCCGGGTGAAAGTGGAAAGCGGCGACTTTCTGGGCCGGCTGGGCATGGCGTTCAACGGCATGGCAAGCCAGGTGCAAACGCTGCTGCGCGGCCAGCAGGAAATGATCCGCGCGGTTTCCCACGAGCTGCGCACCCCCGTGGCGCGCATCCGTTTTGCTGCGCAAATGGTCGAGGACATGACCGATGAGCCGGCCATTCGTCGTCAGCTGCAGGGAATCGACGCCGATATCGGTGAGCTTGACGAGCTGATCGACGAGATTCTCACCTACGCCCGGCTGGACGGTGAAACCATGGGCGGCGCGGAAATGGAAACCTCGCTGGTGGATTGCCGGGCGCTCGCCGGGCGCGTGATTGACACGCTATCGCCGCTGCACGAAGGGCTGACGTTTAGCCTGGCACCGGGCCCGGAAGTGACGCTTTACGCCGAGCCGCGCTATTTGCAGCGCGCGTTGCAGAATCTGGTCAGCAACGCCTGCCGCTACGGCCATTCGCAGGTGGCGGTGCGGCTTTCCGATGAGCCCAATCTGGTGCGCATCGACGTCGAAGACGACGGCCCCGGCGTGCCCGTCGAGGCGCGCGGCGAAATCTTCAAACCCTTTGCCCGGCTGGATACCAGCCGCACCCGCAGCTCGGGCGGCTACGGGCTGGGGCTTTCCATTGTGCAGAAAATCATGGCCGGCCACGGCGGCAGCGTTACCGTAGACCACAGCACGGCCTTTGGCGGCGCGCGCTTTACGCTGTTGATCCCTCGTCGCGAGTCGCCGGCCTGA
- a CDS encoding IS1182 family transposase, whose product MSRFIPVDRQTDYLLPPSVDEWLPDGHLARFVVDVVEQLDLSALTRRYAGRGSKAHHPAVLLNLLVYGYATGVVSSRKIERATYDSVAFRYLAANTHPDHDTLATFRRRFLPELEQLFVQVLLLAREMKLLTLGTIALDGTKLNANASKHKALSYGHAKKLEAQFKAEVKALTQRAASADKDDAADGMDIPAEIARREARLEAIAVAKTKIEARAKEREAAEKAAYQEKVARRDAQRKTGKKPRGRDPEPPTGGPRDKDQVNLTDPQSRIMPVTGKGFDQCYNAQAAVDTDSMLVTHTHVTQATNDKQQVMPLLTALARLPAPLAKPDHLLADTGYFSAANVQACHDHRIKPLIAMKRDVHHPPVLERFAADPPTPASKEPVEQMAHHLKTQAGRALYALRKHTVEPVFGIIKHVMGFRQVSLRGLENVSGEWRLVTMAWNIKRMHRLAAG is encoded by the coding sequence ATGAGCCGCTTTATCCCTGTGGACCGTCAGACCGATTACTTACTGCCGCCTTCGGTAGACGAGTGGTTGCCGGATGGCCACTTGGCGCGGTTCGTCGTCGATGTCGTCGAGCAACTGGACCTCTCAGCCCTGACTCGGCGTTACGCGGGCCGGGGCTCCAAGGCCCATCATCCCGCGGTACTGCTGAACCTGTTGGTCTACGGCTACGCTACCGGCGTGGTCTCCAGTCGCAAGATTGAGCGTGCCACCTATGACTCGGTGGCGTTTCGCTATTTGGCCGCCAACACCCACCCCGATCACGACACCCTGGCTACCTTTCGTCGGCGTTTTCTGCCGGAACTGGAGCAGCTGTTCGTTCAAGTTCTGCTGCTGGCCCGAGAAATGAAGCTACTCACGCTCGGCACCATCGCCTTGGACGGCACCAAACTCAACGCCAATGCCAGCAAGCACAAGGCATTGTCATATGGTCATGCCAAGAAACTGGAGGCGCAGTTCAAGGCTGAGGTGAAGGCGCTGACCCAGCGGGCTGCATCGGCGGACAAGGATGACGCGGCCGACGGCATGGATATTCCTGCCGAGATAGCCCGGCGTGAAGCACGCTTGGAAGCGATCGCCGTAGCGAAGACCAAGATCGAGGCTCGGGCCAAGGAGCGTGAGGCCGCTGAAAAAGCGGCCTACCAGGAAAAGGTGGCACGGCGTGATGCGCAGCGGAAGACGGGAAAGAAACCTCGCGGACGTGACCCTGAACCGCCAACAGGTGGCCCGCGTGACAAAGATCAGGTTAACCTTACTGATCCGCAGTCACGCATCATGCCGGTCACAGGCAAGGGCTTCGATCAATGCTATAACGCCCAGGCCGCAGTCGATACTGACAGCATGCTGGTGACTCATACCCATGTCACCCAAGCGACCAACGACAAACAGCAGGTCATGCCGCTACTGACGGCGTTGGCGAGACTCCCCGCACCGTTAGCAAAACCAGACCACTTACTGGCCGATACCGGCTACTTCAGTGCTGCCAATGTTCAAGCCTGCCACGACCACCGTATCAAGCCTCTGATAGCAATGAAGCGCGATGTCCACCATCCCCCGGTCCTTGAGCGCTTTGCCGCTGACCCGCCTACTCCAGCGAGCAAGGAGCCTGTTGAGCAAATGGCACACCACTTGAAGACACAGGCGGGGCGAGCGCTTTACGCGTTGCGTAAACATACCGTGGAACCGGTCTTCGGGATCATTAAACACGTGATGGGGTTCCGGCAGGTCTCGCTGCGAGGGCTGGAGAATGTCAGCGGTGAGTGGCGGCTGGTCACCATGGCATGGAACATTAAACGGATGCACCGGTTGGCAGCGGGCTGA
- a CDS encoding PLDc N-terminal domain-containing protein: MGIEVGGLLGLIWLIILIWAIVKVAKSPAGGISKLLWILVLLFFPLIGLIIWLLLGPKG, encoded by the coding sequence ATGGGCATTGAAGTAGGTGGACTGTTAGGGCTGATCTGGCTGATTATTCTCATTTGGGCGATCGTCAAAGTGGCGAAAAGTCCGGCAGGGGGCATTTCCAAGCTGCTGTGGATTCTGGTGCTGCTGTTTTTCCCGCTGATTGGCCTGATAATCTGGTTGTTGCTGGGGCCCAAAGGCTAG
- a CDS encoding MFS transporter — translation MPPAVPESAPYASRREIFGWAMFDFANQAYTLLIITVVFGELFTTVIVGEHEGSYRLANFLWSLALAISYLMVVVTAPLCGAVMDHRAEKKRFLFLSYGATVASTAMLYFVAPGYVVLGLVLIIVSNYAYSMGESFIAAFLPELGPPAALGKISGFGWALGYIGGLFAAGFTLLVLGEATADNFSRIRFVGPFAALFFLVAAIPTFVWLKERGTPQPVTASYGRIARQRMLATLRDLRHFKDLSLFLVSLLFSMAGVYIIIAFAFIYGGQVIGWEAGVRNIMFIIVQITAAAGAVGFGALQDRLGGKLTYQLTLALWVAAIIAIWATPAFTGWVNARFGWDWQAQHVFLVVGCLAGASLGSSQSASRTLVGLFSPRDKAAEFFGFWGLANKLAGVLGIVLLGGLQVLVGLKASILLCAALFMVAILICTRVNEAHGRAAAQQWQQRVEQREQAQPGLKS, via the coding sequence ATGCCGCCTGCCGTGCCTGAATCTGCCCCCTACGCCTCGCGCCGCGAGATTTTTGGCTGGGCGATGTTTGATTTCGCCAATCAGGCCTACACGCTGCTGATTATTACCGTGGTCTTTGGCGAGCTTTTTACCACCGTTATCGTGGGTGAACACGAAGGCAGCTACCGGCTGGCCAACTTTCTCTGGAGTCTGGCGCTGGCCATCAGCTACTTGATGGTCGTGGTGACGGCACCGCTGTGCGGAGCGGTCATGGATCACCGCGCGGAAAAAAAGCGCTTTCTGTTTTTGAGCTATGGGGCAACGGTGGCCTCCACCGCGATGCTCTATTTTGTCGCGCCGGGTTATGTGGTGCTCGGGCTTGTGCTGATTATCGTCTCCAACTACGCCTATTCCATGGGCGAGTCGTTTATCGCCGCGTTCTTGCCCGAGCTCGGCCCGCCGGCGGCGCTGGGCAAGATTTCCGGCTTCGGCTGGGCGCTGGGCTACATTGGTGGGCTGTTTGCCGCCGGCTTCACGCTGCTGGTGCTGGGCGAGGCCACGGCCGACAACTTTTCGCGCATCCGTTTTGTCGGGCCGTTTGCCGCGCTATTTTTCCTGGTGGCCGCCATCCCGACGTTTGTCTGGCTGAAAGAGCGCGGCACGCCGCAGCCGGTGACCGCCTCGTACGGGCGTATTGCCCGCCAGCGAATGCTGGCGACGTTGCGCGATTTGCGCCACTTTAAAGATCTGAGCCTGTTTCTGGTCTCGCTGTTGTTTTCCATGGCGGGGGTCTACATCATCATTGCCTTTGCGTTTATCTACGGCGGGCAGGTGATCGGCTGGGAGGCCGGCGTGCGCAATATCATGTTCATTATCGTGCAGATCACGGCGGCGGCGGGCGCCGTAGGATTTGGCGCCCTGCAGGACAGGCTGGGCGGCAAGCTCACCTATCAGCTGACGCTTGCGCTGTGGGTGGCGGCGATTATTGCCATCTGGGCCACGCCGGCCTTTACCGGATGGGTCAATGCCCGTTTTGGCTGGGATTGGCAGGCGCAGCACGTGTTTCTGGTGGTGGGATGCCTGGCCGGGGCCAGCCTTGGCTCCAGTCAGTCGGCCAGCCGCACGCTGGTGGGGCTTTTCTCGCCGCGGGATAAAGCGGCCGAGTTTTTCGGTTTCTGGGGGTTGGCCAACAAGCTGGCCGGCGTGTTGGGTATCGTGCTGCTGGGTGGGCTGCAGGTGCTGGTCGGCCTGAAAGCGTCCATTCTGCTCTGTGCGGCGCTGTTTATGGTTGCCATCCTGATCTGTACCCGGGTCAACGAGGCGCATGGGCGTGCGGCCGCTCAGCAGTGGCAGCAGCGTGTGGAACAGCGGGAGCAGGCGCAGCCGGGCCTGAAGTCGTAG
- a CDS encoding BCCT family transporter encodes MTAVSISRCGGKSDRLLGPQDSTPNYSFFSWISMLLAAGFGVGLVFYGMAEPMSHYMTPPYDDVEPESVEAARYAIQYTYFNWGIHQWAAFSVVGLIIAYFQFRKGQAGLVSSVLSSVTAKYPRVRPYASWLDVFAVVATVMGVATSLGLGVLQMNGGLNAVFGLPENGWWQFVILLVMFCAYMASTWSGLDKGIKRLSNLNMVLCIGLMLYVLISGPTVAILETITLGIGDYLQNFISMSLRIAPYSDSNWGNDWTIFYWAWVIAWSPFVGTFVARVSRGRTIKEYVFGVLLVPPLLACLWIGVFGGAALHMELGGADVGLAQATQDNITVALFEMFELMPFSGVLSVMAMMLIFVFLVTSADSASYIVAQMTDNGSINPPLYKRVLWGVLIAAICLTLIIAGGLSGLQSAAVLSALPFTFILYMMVVVLIRELRADRKAMLTQLYRRHGETPVGADAFEADQLGEEERLRRAPNVVNRRINR; translated from the coding sequence GTGACAGCGGTTAGTATCTCACGGTGCGGCGGAAAGTCCGACAGACTGCTAGGCCCGCAGGATAGCACGCCCAACTACAGCTTTTTCTCCTGGATAAGCATGCTGCTGGCAGCAGGCTTTGGCGTAGGGCTGGTGTTCTACGGCATGGCCGAGCCGATGTCGCACTATATGACGCCACCCTACGACGATGTAGAGCCGGAAAGCGTCGAGGCGGCGCGCTATGCCATTCAGTACACCTACTTCAACTGGGGCATTCACCAGTGGGCGGCGTTTTCCGTCGTGGGGCTGATTATCGCCTACTTCCAGTTCCGCAAAGGGCAGGCGGGGCTGGTGTCCTCGGTGCTGTCTTCGGTCACCGCCAAGTATCCGCGCGTGCGCCCTTACGCCTCTTGGCTTGACGTGTTCGCCGTCGTGGCCACCGTCATGGGCGTGGCGACTTCGCTGGGGCTAGGCGTACTGCAGATGAACGGCGGGCTCAACGCGGTATTCGGCCTGCCGGAAAACGGCTGGTGGCAGTTCGTGATTCTGCTGGTGATGTTCTGCGCTTACATGGCCTCGACGTGGTCGGGGCTGGACAAGGGCATCAAGCGCTTGTCCAACCTGAACATGGTGCTGTGCATCGGGCTGATGCTTTATGTACTGATCTCCGGGCCGACCGTTGCCATTCTGGAAACGATCACGCTGGGCATCGGCGACTATTTGCAGAACTTCATCAGCATGAGCCTGCGCATCGCGCCGTATAGTGATAGCAACTGGGGCAACGACTGGACGATTTTCTACTGGGCATGGGTGATTGCCTGGTCGCCGTTTGTGGGCACTTTTGTGGCCCGGGTATCGCGCGGACGCACGATCAAGGAATATGTGTTCGGCGTGCTGCTGGTGCCGCCGCTGCTGGCCTGCCTGTGGATCGGCGTGTTCGGCGGTGCGGCGCTGCACATGGAGCTGGGCGGTGCCGATGTCGGCCTGGCCCAGGCGACCCAGGACAACATTACCGTGGCGCTGTTCGAGATGTTCGAGCTGATGCCGTTTTCCGGCGTGCTGTCGGTTATGGCGATGATGCTGATCTTTGTCTTTCTGGTGACCTCGGCGGACTCCGCCTCGTACATCGTGGCGCAAATGACCGACAACGGCTCGATCAATCCGCCGCTTTACAAGCGCGTGCTGTGGGGCGTGCTGATTGCCGCGATCTGCCTGACGCTGATTATCGCTGGGGGGCTGAGCGGCCTGCAGTCGGCGGCGGTGCTGTCGGCGTTGCCGTTTACCTTTATTCTTTACATGATGGTGGTGGTGCTCATCCGCGAGCTGCGCGCCGACCGCAAGGCCATGCTGACCCAGCTGTACCGTCGTCACGGCGAGACACCGGTGGGGGCAGACGCCTTCGAGGCCGATCAGCTCGGTGAAGAGGAGCGCCTGCGCCGGGCGCCCAACGTGGTCAACCGGCGTATCAACCGCTAA
- a CDS encoding retropepsin-like aspartic protease family protein, with amino-acid sequence MGEQPKAGNRSGIVMMLLFWVLLMAVGTWWLQGGLESLNNPNAHIVETAESRTPLTLKRDRAGHFKAPGEINGVPVTFLLDTGATYVAVPAGLADSIGLERGRRVWFNTANGRVQGALTALDDVRLGGIHMRDVRGSISPNMEDDTVLLGMSFLSHLAIEIRQGRMVLTLPDPGRVE; translated from the coding sequence ATGGGAGAACAACCGAAGGCGGGGAACCGCAGCGGCATCGTCATGATGCTGCTGTTCTGGGTGCTGCTGATGGCGGTGGGCACCTGGTGGCTGCAGGGCGGGCTTGAGTCGCTGAACAATCCCAACGCGCACATCGTCGAAACGGCCGAATCCCGGACGCCGCTGACGTTGAAGCGCGACCGTGCCGGTCACTTCAAGGCGCCGGGCGAGATCAACGGCGTGCCGGTGACGTTTCTGCTTGATACCGGTGCGACCTACGTGGCCGTACCCGCCGGGCTTGCCGATAGCATCGGCCTTGAGCGCGGTCGCCGTGTCTGGTTCAACACCGCCAACGGGCGGGTGCAGGGCGCGCTGACCGCGCTTGATGACGTGCGTCTGGGCGGCATTCACATGCGCGACGTGCGAGGTTCGATCAGCCCCAATATGGAAGATGATACGGTTCTTCTGGGGATGAGCTTTTTAAGCCATCTAGCCATCGAGATTCGTCAGGGGAGAATGGTGTTAACGCTGCCCGATCCGGGCCGTGTGGAGTAA
- a CDS encoding winged helix-turn-helix domain-containing protein gives MVDHLEKQFQALGSQENTGMDYADREHVLIVEDDQRLAELTRDYLEANGFKVTLEADGAKGVDRISSLQPDLVILDLMLPGEDGLSICRRVRPHFSGPIMMLTARTDDLDQVLGLEMGADDYMPKPVQPRVLLARMRALLRRTDGSLPSGEERLRFENLEVDHATREAWLSGERIDLTSAEFDLLWLLASNAGRVLTREEIFSDLRGIKYDGQDRSIDVRVSRIRPKIGDDPNQPHRIKTVRSKGYLFVKDS, from the coding sequence ATGGTCGATCATTTAGAGAAACAGTTTCAAGCGCTTGGGTCACAGGAAAACACGGGAATGGATTACGCTGACCGTGAGCACGTGCTGATTGTCGAAGACGATCAGCGGCTGGCCGAGCTGACCCGCGACTACCTGGAAGCCAACGGTTTTAAAGTGACGCTTGAGGCAGACGGCGCCAAGGGCGTTGACCGCATCAGCAGCCTGCAGCCGGATCTGGTGATTCTGGATCTGATGCTGCCCGGCGAAGACGGCCTTTCCATCTGCCGCCGCGTACGGCCGCATTTTTCCGGCCCCATCATGATGCTGACCGCGCGCACCGATGATCTGGATCAGGTGCTGGGGCTGGAGATGGGCGCCGATGACTACATGCCCAAGCCGGTACAGCCGCGGGTACTGCTGGCGCGGATGCGCGCTCTGCTGCGCCGTACCGACGGCAGCTTGCCCAGCGGCGAAGAGCGCCTACGCTTTGAAAATCTGGAAGTGGATCACGCCACCCGCGAGGCATGGCTGTCCGGCGAGCGTATTGACCTGACCAGCGCCGAGTTCGACCTGCTGTGGCTGTTGGCCAGCAACGCCGGTCGCGTGCTGACCCGCGAAGAGATTTTCAGCGATCTACGAGGGATCAAGTACGACGGTCAGGATCGCTCCATCGACGTGCGCGTATCGCGTATTCGCCCCAAGATCGGCGATGATCCCAATCAGCCGCACCGGATTAAAACGGTACGCAGCAAAGGCTATCTGTTTGTAAAAGATAGCTGA
- the glnE gene encoding bifunctional [glutamate--ammonia ligase]-adenylyl-L-tyrosine phosphorylase/[glutamate--ammonia-ligase] adenylyltransferase produces MALNDDFLPLDTLPQALQAPACQALLRLDEALDKAADDAAWHGLPATRRAALMRVVTVSHFALDVLVRTPELLGELNDAGELDAAPERATLERWLEEALANADDETAMHQAVRRFRQARMLGIIWRDLNRPDGYDVWDTTAAVTALAEVSLEAAMSWLETFYAPRWGRPAPREDGADQRLVVLGMGKLGAGELNLSSDIDLIFAYAEDGDTQGGRKSLAHQEYFTKIGQKLIAALDNVTADGFAFRVDMRLRPLGDGGPLVGNFAALLAYYQDQGREWERYAMLKARPVAGDVSGGAELLDGLRPFVYRKYLDFGAIESLRDLKSMIHREVKRRGMESNVKLGPGGIREVEFVVQAFQLIRGGRDTELQQTSLRVALTRLPALGLLPQEVVDELLPDYAFLRDLEHALQALDDRQTQRLPEDSLARARVALALGFEGGWPALMTRLGEGRERVQQHFDAVIADPEDDVDDDDSDAPGLDQWRLLWRGELADEDAEHHLGEAGFSEPAAARQRLKRLYQSRAVQGMQRIGFERLDALMPLLLDALAQSPTPDAALPRVQPLIEAVLRRTAYLALLRENPHALEHLMRLCAASPWIADQLARYPILLDELLTPESLYTPADKTRLADELRQTLNRLPEDDEEAQLEALRVFKHAQTLHVAASDIAGTRHLMNVSDYLTYIAEVILDAVLAMAWKHLTRKHGVPPGMSRATPEFLIVGYGKLGGIELGYGSDLDLVFLHRSSKGATDGRRPIDTSVFFTRLGQRMIHLLTAITPAGSLYEVDMRLRPSGNAGLLVTSLDAFDEYQRQNAWTWEHQALVRARVVAGDAALAETFNAVREAVLGCRRDKAALRDDVVKMRHKMRAHLASRKADTFDVKQDAGGMVDIEFLCQYAVLALGVEAPALLAYSDNVRILDTLAASGHLPDDEANRLREAYLAYRSTTHRAALTGEKARVTAGTFDEHRRAVSALWERFLEPPASSPEP; encoded by the coding sequence ATGGCGCTAAACGACGATTTTTTACCGCTGGATACGCTGCCACAAGCGCTCCAGGCGCCGGCGTGCCAGGCGCTGCTGCGCCTCGATGAAGCGCTGGACAAAGCCGCTGATGACGCCGCGTGGCACGGTCTGCCGGCCACCCGGCGAGCGGCGCTGATGCGGGTGGTGACGGTCTCCCACTTCGCGCTGGACGTGCTGGTGCGCACGCCGGAATTGCTGGGCGAACTGAATGATGCCGGCGAGCTCGACGCTGCGCCCGAGCGCGCGACGCTTGAACGCTGGCTCGAAGAGGCGCTGGCGAATGCCGATGATGAAACCGCGATGCATCAGGCGGTACGGCGTTTTCGTCAGGCGCGCATGTTGGGGATTATCTGGCGCGACCTGAACCGGCCGGATGGCTACGACGTGTGGGATACCACGGCGGCGGTCACGGCGCTGGCCGAGGTCAGCCTTGAGGCGGCGATGAGCTGGCTGGAAACCTTTTACGCGCCGCGCTGGGGGCGCCCCGCCCCGCGTGAAGACGGCGCCGACCAGCGGCTGGTGGTGCTGGGCATGGGCAAGCTGGGCGCCGGCGAGCTGAACCTGTCGTCGGATATCGACCTGATTTTTGCCTACGCCGAAGACGGCGATACTCAGGGCGGGCGCAAATCGCTGGCCCATCAGGAGTATTTCACCAAGATCGGCCAGAAGCTGATTGCCGCGCTGGATAACGTCACCGCCGACGGCTTTGCCTTTCGCGTGGATATGCGGCTGCGCCCGCTGGGTGACGGTGGCCCGCTGGTGGGCAATTTTGCCGCGCTGCTGGCCTATTATCAGGATCAGGGGCGCGAGTGGGAGCGCTACGCGATGCTCAAGGCGCGCCCCGTGGCCGGCGACGTGTCCGGCGGCGCCGAGCTGCTGGACGGGCTGCGCCCGTTTGTCTACCGCAAGTATCTGGATTTTGGCGCCATTGAGTCGCTGCGCGACCTCAAGTCGATGATCCACCGCGAGGTCAAACGCCGGGGCATGGAAAGCAACGTCAAGCTGGGCCCCGGCGGTATCCGCGAAGTGGAGTTCGTGGTGCAGGCGTTTCAGCTGATCCGCGGCGGCCGCGATACCGAGCTGCAGCAAACGTCGCTACGCGTAGCACTGACGCGCCTGCCGGCGCTGGGGCTGTTGCCTCAGGAGGTGGTTGACGAACTGCTGCCCGACTACGCCTTTCTGCGCGACCTGGAGCACGCGCTGCAGGCGCTTGACGACCGCCAGACCCAGCGGCTGCCGGAAGATTCGCTGGCGCGCGCGCGGGTTGCGCTGGCGCTGGGGTTTGAAGGCGGCTGGCCGGCATTGATGACGCGGCTGGGCGAAGGCCGTGAGCGGGTGCAGCAGCATTTTGATGCGGTTATCGCCGATCCTGAAGACGACGTCGATGACGATGACAGCGATGCCCCGGGGCTGGATCAATGGCGGCTGCTGTGGCGCGGCGAGCTGGCAGACGAAGACGCCGAGCACCATCTTGGCGAAGCCGGTTTTAGCGAACCTGCCGCGGCGCGACAACGCCTGAAGCGGCTGTATCAGTCGCGCGCGGTGCAGGGCATGCAGCGCATCGGTTTTGAACGCCTTGACGCGCTGATGCCGCTGCTGCTCGACGCACTGGCGCAAAGCCCCACGCCCGACGCCGCGCTGCCCCGGGTGCAGCCGCTGATCGAGGCGGTGCTGCGGCGCACCGCGTATCTGGCGCTGCTGCGTGAAAACCCCCACGCCCTTGAGCACCTGATGCGCCTGTGCGCCGCCAGCCCGTGGATTGCCGATCAGCTGGCGCGCTACCCGATCCTGCTCGACGAACTGCTGACGCCGGAGTCGCTGTACACGCCGGCTGACAAGACGCGGCTGGCCGACGAGCTGCGCCAGACGCTCAACCGTCTGCCCGAAGACGACGAAGAAGCCCAGCTCGAAGCGTTGCGCGTGTTCAAGCATGCGCAGACGCTGCACGTGGCCGCGTCAGACATCGCCGGGACGCGGCACCTGATGAACGTCAGCGACTATCTGACCTACATCGCCGAGGTGATTCTGGACGCGGTGCTGGCCATGGCGTGGAAGCACCTGACCCGCAAGCACGGCGTACCGCCGGGCATGAGCCGTGCGACGCCGGAGTTTCTGATCGTCGGCTACGGCAAGCTGGGCGGCATTGAGCTGGGCTACGGCTCCGATCTGGATCTGGTGTTTCTGCACCGCAGCAGCAAGGGCGCTACCGACGGCCGTCGCCCGATCGACACCTCGGTGTTTTTTACCCGTCTGGGCCAGCGCATGATTCACTTGCTCACCGCCATAACGCCGGCGGGCAGCCTGTACGAAGTGGATATGCGCCTGCGCCCGTCGGGCAACGCGGGGCTGCTGGTCACCTCGCTGGATGCCTTTGACGAGTATCAGCGGCAAAATGCCTGGACCTGGGAACATCAGGCGCTGGTGCGCGCCCGGGTCGTGGCCGGTGATGCCGCGCTTGCCGAGACGTTCAACGCCGTGCGCGAAGCGGTGCTGGGCTGCCGGCGTGACAAGGCCGCCCTGCGCGATGACGTGGTGAAGATGCGTCACAAGATGCGTGCGCATCTGGCCAGCCGCAAGGCGGACACCTTCGACGTCAAGCAGGACGCGGGCGGCATGGTGGATATCGAGTTTCTCTGCCAGTACGCGGTGCTGGCGCTGGGCGTTGAAGCACCGGCGCTGCTGGCCTACAGCGATAACGTGCGCATTCTCGATACGCTGGCCGCCAGCGGCCACCTGCCCGACGACGAAGCCAACCGCCTGCGCGAGGCGTATCTGGCCTACCGCAGCACCACTCACCGCGCCGCACTGACCGGTGAGAAAGCCCGCGTGACGGCGGGCACGTTTGATGAGCACCGCCGCGCGGTCAGTGCGCTCTGGGAGCGCTTTCTGGAGCCGCCGGCTTCATCCCCCGAGCCTTGA